In a single window of the Leptospira sanjuanensis genome:
- a CDS encoding thymidine phosphorylase family protein produces the protein MSDKKEKLTLKNLGIDTNQEYVVFLRRDCPACKSEGFIALNRVQVTVGDHKIIASLNIVDNKILPIGQVGLSESAWKAVDAKEGDTVLLSHLKPVLSLHEVRSKIYENRLNEDSFERIIQDIKDEKYSNIEIASFITACSGDHLNLDEIKALTKAMIRTGSVLKWDKHPVVDKHCVGGLPGNRTTPIVVSIVAAAGLTVPKTSSRAITSPAGTADTMETVTNVNLNLNEMKAVVEKEGGCIVWGGSIGLSPVDDILIRVERALEVDSVGQMIASVLSKKAAAGSSHVVIDIPIGKTAKVRTEEDAEKLNYYFTVVGKFVGLKVKVLISDGSQPIGRGIGPSLEIKDCISVLKNEADSPSDLKQRALTIAAAMLEFAAPHRYKNGIQAALEILESGKAWEKFEKICRAQGDFKEPSSSKFQMDVIAQSSGIVSEIDNRKIAKVARLAGAPNSSSAGVYFLSPLGRTIEKGDILYTVHSDSEGELEYAFDYLNTQNGIITIQ, from the coding sequence ACCGTAGGCGATCATAAAATCATCGCTTCGCTTAACATTGTCGACAACAAGATTCTCCCGATCGGACAAGTCGGGCTTTCGGAAAGCGCGTGGAAAGCGGTTGATGCAAAAGAAGGAGATACGGTTCTTCTTTCGCATCTGAAACCCGTTTTGTCCTTACACGAAGTTCGATCGAAGATTTACGAAAATCGTCTAAACGAAGATTCCTTTGAAAGAATCATCCAGGACATCAAAGACGAAAAATATTCCAATATCGAAATCGCATCCTTTATTACGGCGTGTTCCGGCGATCATCTCAATTTGGACGAGATCAAAGCGCTCACCAAAGCGATGATTCGAACCGGTTCCGTTTTGAAATGGGACAAACACCCGGTCGTCGACAAACACTGCGTAGGCGGACTTCCGGGAAACAGAACGACTCCTATCGTAGTTTCGATCGTGGCCGCAGCCGGTTTAACGGTTCCGAAAACTTCTTCACGCGCGATTACTTCTCCGGCGGGAACGGCGGACACGATGGAGACCGTTACGAACGTGAATCTGAATCTTAACGAAATGAAAGCCGTCGTCGAGAAAGAAGGAGGTTGTATCGTTTGGGGAGGTTCGATCGGGTTAAGCCCCGTAGACGATATTCTCATCCGCGTCGAACGCGCTTTGGAAGTGGACAGCGTAGGACAAATGATCGCCTCGGTGTTATCGAAAAAAGCCGCGGCAGGTTCTTCCCATGTAGTGATCGATATTCCCATCGGAAAGACTGCAAAAGTTCGCACGGAAGAAGATGCAGAAAAGTTAAATTACTATTTTACGGTAGTCGGAAAGTTCGTCGGTTTGAAAGTCAAGGTATTGATTTCGGACGGTTCGCAGCCGATCGGAAGAGGAATCGGTCCGTCTCTCGAAATTAAGGATTGTATCAGCGTTTTAAAGAACGAGGCGGATTCTCCCTCGGATCTGAAACAAAGAGCTCTGACGATCGCCGCGGCCATGCTCGAGTTCGCGGCTCCGCATCGATATAAAAACGGAATTCAAGCCGCTCTTGAAATTTTAGAATCGGGAAAAGCCTGGGAGAAATTCGAAAAGATATGTAGGGCTCAAGGGGATTTTAAGGAACCTTCTTCCTCCAAGTTTCAAATGGACGTCATCGCTCAATCGTCGGGGATCGTTTCAGAGATAGACAATCGAAAGATCGCAAAGGTGGCTCGGCTTGCAGGAGCGCCTAACAGTTCTTCTGCGGGAGTGTATTTTCTTTCTCCGTTGGGAAGAACGATCGAAAAAGGCGACATACTCTATACCGTTCATTCGGACTCGGAAGGAGAATTAGAATACGCTTTCGATTACCTGAATACTCAAAACGGAATCATTACGATTCAATAA
- a CDS encoding ribose-phosphate pyrophosphokinase codes for MKRILISLPENEALTKRISERSGLKVGKAEFGRFPDGESKFRIDEELAETEIYVVCSLDRPDTKIVPLLFFCETARSLGAEKIHLIAPYLCYMRQDKVFHPGEGINARYFASLISRYVDSVLTIDPHLHRIHNLEDIFSVKATTLHATRLFADYIRKNVKNPILIGPDNESSQWVSEVAKESDSPFTILEKKRKGDRDVEVSVPQIETYRNHTPVLIDDIVSTGKTLLKTIAHLKNAGMQAPACLCVHGIFADDSYQELIESGANPIITTNTIDHVSNRIDISALIAENLF; via the coding sequence ATGAAACGAATCCTAATTTCATTGCCCGAAAACGAAGCCCTTACAAAAAGAATTTCGGAACGATCCGGCTTAAAGGTCGGTAAAGCCGAGTTCGGAAGATTTCCGGACGGAGAATCCAAATTTAGAATCGACGAAGAATTAGCTGAAACGGAAATCTACGTCGTCTGCTCCTTAGATCGCCCCGATACAAAGATCGTCCCGCTTCTCTTTTTCTGTGAAACGGCAAGGTCGCTCGGTGCCGAAAAAATTCATCTCATAGCGCCTTATCTATGTTATATGAGACAAGACAAAGTCTTTCATCCCGGAGAAGGCATCAACGCCCGCTATTTCGCATCCTTGATTTCCCGTTACGTGGATTCGGTTTTGACGATCGATCCTCATCTGCATCGAATTCACAACCTAGAAGACATTTTCAGCGTAAAGGCGACGACCTTACACGCGACACGGCTCTTTGCGGATTATATCCGCAAGAACGTCAAAAATCCGATTTTGATCGGACCGGACAACGAGAGCAGTCAATGGGTTAGCGAAGTCGCGAAAGAATCCGATTCTCCGTTTACGATTTTGGAAAAAAAACGCAAAGGGGACCGCGACGTGGAAGTAAGCGTTCCGCAGATCGAAACGTATCGAAACCATACGCCGGTTTTGATAGACGACATCGTTTCCACGGGAAAAACTCTGCTCAAAACGATCGCACATCTGAAAAATGCCGGAATGCAGGCCCCCGCTTGTCTTTGTGTTCACGGAATTTTCGCGGACGATTCTTATCAAGAATTGATCGAAAGCGGAGCGAATCCGATCATTACTACGAATACGATCGATCACGTAAGCAATCGTATCGATATAAGCGCACTGATTGCGGAGAATTTGTTTTAA
- a CDS encoding SpoIIE family protein phosphatase, which produces MLLCVFFLISAPIFSFPIQLTKDWKITEGKNLAAPIENSSWKELKSLPIPKDTVRSFSFPEGFTRTVTLLKVFDISAQDLNVLSVDGLSIHFPLLTNAYEIYFNGEKIGEGGLVFGGRIVKNGFKRHVIFPIPENKVRVGSNEVRLILSSDPGEELDAYASFDSVPPMIDLQSRNASILSERSTLMLAFLYLFVGFYHFLFYFKRPQEKYNLFFGLFSMLLAIYIYLRSNAVYELNLDPVLQMKLEYMVVFNIPTFFLLFLEPIFESKIGSVSRFYQFFAFALTSLIPFCNRAISVLLLQAWQYSIFLFASYALYVMIRSLIQRNQDSVRLFAGFIILLVSAITDLVGSMQLLPYLENYGLLKYGFFTFELGIVFILANRFLRVHNEVEELNLDLDRKVRERTGQLEDTLNQIQELKIQQDGDYFLTSLLLDPLNRYKIQNESISVEGFSRQKKHFEFKQWKKEIGGDIIIADEIVLKDRKYLVLVNGDAMGKSIQGAGGALVLGVVFRSFVSRTKNVSSYRSKPPELWLKECFLELQNIFESFDGSMLISVVLGLVDLESGIFYFLNAEHPWTVLYRDGVSSFIEDKLELRKIGITGLESKMKVKIFLLEKGDTIFIGSDGRDDLLLGVDPDGTRLINEDESQFLKRVDEARGDLGLLVQGLRNYGELTDDLSIVKMTYLKEPVRLESAPKIQSFVFPDETYLKYLQAENWEHALYHLENLKNKLEDETMSPAFKKELAKIYYKIGKYEEALNLFEELISDFPEDVEAMFTASLIYKRMKRFRQAVELGERVLLREPEFLNNVAHLAESYLFIHKKEIAVKLLEKVDQLDPSNSHAKKIRIQLEHPIPDHRNG; this is translated from the coding sequence ATCCTCTTATGCGTTTTTTTTCTGATAAGCGCGCCTATCTTTTCATTTCCGATCCAATTGACGAAGGATTGGAAAATTACGGAAGGAAAAAATCTTGCCGCTCCGATCGAGAATTCTTCCTGGAAGGAATTGAAGTCTCTTCCGATTCCGAAAGATACCGTCCGTTCCTTTTCGTTTCCCGAAGGTTTTACGCGGACCGTAACCTTGTTAAAGGTGTTCGATATTTCCGCGCAGGATCTGAACGTTCTTTCCGTCGACGGACTTTCCATTCACTTTCCCCTTCTTACGAACGCGTATGAAATTTATTTCAACGGAGAAAAGATAGGAGAGGGGGGACTGGTCTTTGGAGGAAGAATCGTCAAAAACGGATTTAAAAGACACGTGATCTTTCCGATCCCCGAAAACAAAGTTCGCGTCGGAAGCAACGAAGTCCGACTGATCTTGTCTTCCGATCCGGGCGAGGAACTCGACGCGTACGCGAGTTTCGATTCCGTTCCTCCGATGATCGATTTGCAGTCGCGTAACGCGTCGATCTTATCCGAACGATCGACTTTGATGCTCGCGTTTTTATATCTGTTCGTCGGTTTCTATCATTTCCTATTTTATTTCAAACGTCCACAGGAGAAATACAATCTCTTCTTCGGTCTTTTTTCGATGTTGCTTGCGATATACATTTATCTGAGAAGCAACGCCGTTTACGAACTCAACCTTGATCCGGTCCTCCAAATGAAATTGGAGTATATGGTCGTATTCAACATTCCGACTTTTTTTCTTTTGTTTTTGGAACCGATCTTCGAATCGAAGATCGGTTCCGTGTCTAGATTTTATCAATTCTTTGCCTTTGCGCTTACGTCCCTGATTCCGTTTTGCAATCGTGCGATTTCCGTTCTATTGCTTCAGGCTTGGCAGTATTCGATCTTTCTCTTTGCGTCGTACGCGCTTTACGTTATGATCCGCTCCTTGATCCAAAGGAACCAGGACAGTGTTCGGTTATTCGCCGGATTCATCATTCTTCTGGTATCCGCGATCACCGATCTTGTGGGGTCTATGCAGCTCCTTCCTTATTTAGAAAATTATGGACTTCTAAAATATGGATTTTTTACCTTCGAATTGGGGATCGTGTTCATTCTCGCGAACCGATTTCTCAGGGTTCACAACGAAGTGGAAGAATTGAATCTGGACTTGGATCGAAAAGTCCGAGAAAGAACGGGACAATTGGAAGATACTCTGAATCAGATTCAGGAGTTGAAGATTCAGCAGGACGGGGATTACTTTTTGACTTCTTTATTATTGGATCCGTTGAATCGTTATAAGATTCAGAACGAATCGATTTCCGTGGAAGGTTTCAGCCGTCAGAAAAAACATTTCGAGTTCAAACAATGGAAAAAGGAAATCGGAGGGGACATTATCATCGCCGACGAGATCGTTTTGAAGGATCGGAAATATCTCGTTCTCGTAAACGGGGACGCGATGGGAAAGTCGATTCAAGGCGCGGGAGGCGCACTCGTGTTAGGGGTGGTTTTCAGATCTTTCGTTTCCAGGACAAAGAACGTTAGTTCGTATCGATCCAAGCCGCCTGAACTCTGGTTGAAGGAATGTTTTTTGGAGCTTCAGAACATCTTCGAATCGTTCGACGGATCGATGTTGATTTCCGTAGTCCTGGGTCTCGTGGATTTAGAATCCGGAATATTCTATTTTTTGAATGCAGAACACCCTTGGACGGTTTTATATCGCGACGGCGTCTCCTCCTTTATCGAGGACAAATTGGAACTTAGAAAGATAGGAATCACCGGTCTGGAAAGCAAGATGAAAGTGAAAATCTTCCTTTTGGAAAAAGGAGATACGATTTTTATCGGTTCTGACGGACGAGACGACCTGCTGCTCGGAGTCGATCCGGACGGGACAAGATTGATCAACGAGGACGAATCGCAATTCTTAAAAAGAGTGGATGAGGCCAGAGGCGATCTCGGTTTACTCGTACAAGGACTTCGGAATTACGGAGAACTTACGGACGATCTGAGCATCGTAAAGATGACCTATCTCAAAGAACCGGTTCGCCTGGAAAGCGCACCTAAAATTCAATCCTTCGTTTTTCCGGACGAAACGTATCTAAAGTATCTGCAAGCGGAGAATTGGGAACACGCTTTGTATCATCTCGAAAACCTGAAGAACAAATTGGAAGACGAGACGATGTCTCCCGCGTTTAAAAAGGAACTCGCGAAGATATATTATAAAATCGGCAAATACGAAGAGGCGCTTAATTTATTCGAGGAATTGATTTCCGATTTTCCCGAGGATGTGGAGGCGATGTTTACCGCCTCTTTGATCTACAAAAGGATGAAACGTTTTCGTCAAGCGGTGGAGTTAGGGGAGCGCGTATTACTCCGTGAACCGGAATTCCTGAACAATGTGGCTCATCTCGCCGAATCGTATCTGTTCATTCATAAGAAGGAGATCGCGGTAAAACTTTTGGAAAAAGTGGATCAACTCGATCCGAGTAATTCTCACGCAAAAAAAATCCGCATCCAGCTCGAGCATCCGATTCCAGATCATCGAAACGGTTAA
- a CDS encoding OmpA family protein has protein sequence MGKLPHRHSKSENFSGGFLSTTFRIAVLILFFDSLSLASEEPEKILFRWKLVPGENVELNEYHRVQLVSQGRKIKREDKNRILLQTLSCENKACMLEGFFDTYTRFPEVDPAFRKDKTFKSRFQITELGQYRVPQEYSMPNLRSLPSFSEKPVVIGEEWTQPATESFQFPGGRVMITVLAKYKYHGIDEWAFQKLSGKGDRIEYNYTLFYDSQTNQEGVPFKIYGFARGMVFFDREQGLPQYKRVQLAYTFVYANGMAQEMSFDIHGVYNKNVKLTDNDKDKFAEEIRKILKSELPTGIESNGDPQRNGKKPPRNTLQWPEEEENRARPENEKPSGPPVEIRRTEEGIAISLNSVLFDYDSSELKEEAKKELERIASVLKKYGDREIRISGHTDNSGGEEYNRKLSRERALSVLKELRDKQGLEEKRMSYEGYGKSKPIADNSTVQGRQKNRRVDITIVME, from the coding sequence ATGGGGAAACTTCCGCACAGACATTCGAAATCCGAAAACTTCTCCGGAGGTTTCCTCTCGACGACGTTTCGTATCGCCGTTCTAATTTTGTTTTTTGATTCCTTGTCTCTTGCCTCCGAAGAACCGGAAAAGATTCTTTTTCGATGGAAGTTGGTTCCCGGCGAGAACGTCGAGTTAAACGAATATCATCGCGTTCAATTGGTAAGTCAGGGAAGAAAAATCAAACGAGAGGATAAGAATCGAATTCTTTTACAAACTCTTTCGTGCGAGAACAAGGCTTGTATGCTCGAAGGATTTTTCGACACATACACACGTTTCCCCGAAGTCGATCCTGCGTTTCGAAAAGACAAAACGTTCAAGAGCAGATTTCAAATCACCGAACTCGGTCAATACCGCGTGCCTCAGGAATACAGCATGCCCAATCTGCGTTCGCTTCCGAGTTTTTCCGAAAAGCCGGTTGTAATCGGGGAAGAATGGACGCAACCCGCTACGGAAAGTTTTCAATTTCCGGGCGGAAGAGTAATGATCACGGTTCTTGCAAAATATAAGTATCACGGAATCGACGAGTGGGCGTTTCAAAAACTTTCAGGCAAAGGAGATCGGATCGAATACAATTATACGTTATTCTATGATTCTCAAACGAATCAGGAAGGAGTTCCGTTTAAAATTTACGGGTTCGCGAGGGGGATGGTGTTCTTCGACCGCGAACAAGGACTTCCCCAATACAAACGGGTCCAACTCGCGTATACGTTCGTTTATGCGAACGGTATGGCTCAGGAAATGTCCTTCGATATTCACGGAGTATATAATAAAAACGTAAAATTAACCGATAACGATAAGGACAAATTCGCCGAAGAGATCCGCAAGATTCTGAAAAGCGAACTTCCAACCGGAATCGAATCGAACGGTGATCCGCAACGAAACGGCAAAAAGCCTCCCCGTAATACTCTGCAATGGCCCGAGGAAGAGGAGAATCGCGCGAGGCCGGAAAACGAAAAACCTTCCGGACCGCCGGTGGAGATTCGCAGGACGGAAGAGGGCATCGCCATTTCGTTGAATTCGGTTCTATTCGATTACGACAGTTCCGAGTTGAAGGAAGAGGCAAAGAAAGAACTAGAAAGAATCGCGTCCGTTCTCAAAAAATACGGCGACCGTGAAATACGGATCAGCGGCCATACGGACAATTCGGGCGGGGAAGAATACAACCGGAAACTTTCCAGAGAACGAGCGCTTTCCGTTCTGAAAGAACTCAGGGACAAACAGGGTCTTGAGGAAAAAAGAATGTCCTATGAGGGATACGGAAAGTCGAAACCGATCGCGGATAATTCCACGGTTCAAGGCAGACAAAAAAATCGCCGAGTCGATATAACGATCGTGATGGAGTGA
- the cutA gene encoding divalent-cation tolerance protein CutA, with protein MEARLVYVTAKNEKEALKIGKTLVEERLAACANILPKMKSVYHWEKKLVVDNEAVLILKTKSELMTELTLRIKSLHSYSVPCVVSLPLLEGNRDYFTWLFGEVISE; from the coding sequence ATGGAAGCGAGACTCGTTTACGTCACCGCAAAGAACGAAAAAGAAGCCCTTAAAATCGGAAAAACCTTAGTCGAAGAACGATTGGCCGCTTGTGCGAACATTCTTCCCAAGATGAAGTCGGTTTATCACTGGGAAAAGAAACTCGTCGTGGATAACGAAGCCGTTCTAATCCTAAAAACAAAAAGCGAATTGATGACCGAACTCACTCTTCGAATTAAATCCTTACACAGTTATTCTGTTCCATGTGTGGTTAGTCTTCCGCTTTTGGAAGGAAACCGCGATTACTTTACGTGGTTGTTCGGCGAAGTGATTTCGGAATAA
- a CDS encoding patatin-like phospholipase family protein produces MQIHVKQKYTALTFNSAFFGFYAHAGFAKGLSEIGFHPVKITGCSSGALIGSLVAAGVPVETMTDLILNLKKKDFWEGNLITNIVKPIRKGLKNYSGILSGKKIKELLKPHLGHKKIEDLPVPMGVSVSNLTKQIRELKTKGDLIDQILASMTFPFLFEIQKLGEEEFIDGGVADQEPIKELILDKSIKKIVVHSVRTKKGHSERAMLRAFHSSVQIIENETRELKELLAKHYKKQILRVETVTPYIDADRLKHGREALEEGRKSAHHWKKKILASA; encoded by the coding sequence GTGCAGATCCACGTTAAACAAAAATATACGGCCCTTACTTTTAACTCCGCTTTTTTCGGCTTTTACGCGCACGCGGGTTTCGCCAAAGGACTTTCCGAAATCGGATTTCATCCGGTCAAAATCACGGGTTGCAGCTCAGGCGCTCTCATCGGCTCCCTCGTTGCGGCCGGAGTTCCTGTCGAAACGATGACCGATCTGATTCTAAACTTGAAAAAAAAGGATTTCTGGGAAGGAAATCTGATCACGAATATCGTAAAGCCGATCCGCAAAGGACTCAAAAATTATTCCGGAATTCTTTCCGGAAAAAAAATCAAGGAATTATTAAAACCGCATTTAGGTCATAAGAAGATCGAAGATCTCCCCGTTCCAATGGGAGTTTCCGTTTCCAACCTCACAAAACAAATCCGCGAACTCAAAACGAAAGGAGATCTGATCGATCAAATCCTCGCTTCGATGACGTTTCCGTTCCTATTCGAAATTCAAAAATTGGGAGAAGAGGAATTCATCGACGGAGGTGTCGCCGATCAGGAACCGATCAAGGAATTGATTTTGGATAAGTCGATCAAGAAGATCGTCGTCCACAGCGTTCGGACAAAAAAAGGCCATTCCGAACGGGCAATGCTGCGCGCGTTTCATTCTTCCGTTCAGATCATCGAAAACGAAACGAGGGAACTGAAGGAACTTCTCGCAAAACATTATAAAAAACAAATATTACGCGTGGAAACCGTAACGCCTTATATCGATGCCGATCGCCTCAAACACGGAAGAGAAGCGTTGGAAGAAGGTAGAAAAAGCGCTCATCATTGGAAAAAGAAGATCCTCGCATCCGCATAA
- a CDS encoding GNAT family N-acetyltransferase, with the protein MNPKVVEITENYVNLHRTLSDLMGAPILNYKSFDFYSNPDSHWFTRIILKGKFSDSELTEEIGDLRSKGQDPDILDFLNTRNHESAIKKLGYDSCNEQVGMFLKGNPVSPNQNRTSRTESIPKKEVVDVRLIADADELKTWLRIVNSSFESDDRENLYLKLIGREGFRLYGGFVNGTMVTTGMSYFDGESFGLYSITTDGAHRGFGFASVLVDQILREIRKEFSGFIILHATKMGQGIYERFGFQDSTILRHWGRTQIH; encoded by the coding sequence ATGAATCCGAAAGTCGTTGAAATCACCGAAAACTACGTCAATCTTCACCGCACACTTTCGGATTTGATGGGCGCACCGATCCTGAACTACAAAAGTTTCGATTTCTATTCGAACCCCGATTCACACTGGTTTACGAGAATCATCCTCAAGGGAAAGTTTTCCGATTCCGAATTGACCGAAGAAATCGGAGATCTTAGAAGCAAGGGTCAAGACCCCGATATTTTAGATTTTTTGAATACACGAAATCACGAATCCGCGATCAAAAAACTGGGTTACGATTCCTGCAACGAACAAGTGGGAATGTTTCTAAAGGGAAATCCGGTTTCGCCGAATCAAAATCGAACTTCGCGGACCGAGAGCATTCCAAAAAAAGAAGTCGTGGATGTGCGATTGATTGCCGACGCGGACGAACTCAAAACTTGGCTGAGGATCGTAAATTCATCCTTCGAATCCGACGATCGGGAAAACCTCTACTTAAAACTGATCGGACGCGAAGGTTTTCGGCTCTACGGAGGTTTCGTAAACGGAACGATGGTTACGACCGGAATGAGCTATTTCGACGGAGAATCCTTCGGTTTGTATTCGATTACGACGGACGGAGCGCATCGCGGTTTCGGTTTTGCGTCCGTTCTAGTGGATCAAATCTTACGGGAAATCCGAAAGGAATTTTCCGGATTTATCATTCTTCACGCGACCAAGATGGGACAAGGAATTTACGAACGATTCGGTTTTCAAGATTCTACGATCCTGCGTCATTGGGGTAGAACTCAAATCCATTAG
- a CDS encoding amidohydrolase family protein, whose product MIRKISGRIVTHEREFDGTVEWDPETGWISSVREGLEFDVTEEQTKEEAWFDPNQTVIFPGFGDIHIHAREDESGKHTYKEDFLSASAAAINGGVVHVADMPNNPIPPVDENSYSKKRKLADRSPIHITLYAGIGPDTKPLSKSVPYKVFMGPSIGELFFHNNQTLEDTIRNYAGQNISFHCEDPEILEKHQDEKFHEDRRPAEAETMATDFALYLIEKYNLRGKLCHYSTGDGLNKIKAAKQKGVKITCEVTPTHLFFDKSMLTPENRLWFQMNPPLREKEDRERMLQGVKEGWIDYLATDHAPHSIEEKQKGTSGISQLDTYSLFVTWLILDAGVDRKTIAKICSKNPGDFVNEYLPPKFGKGFGRIEPGYSANFTVLNLKRPKTFLKEEIKSKSGWSPFENFTFPGSIEAVFFLGNRIK is encoded by the coding sequence ATGATTCGTAAAATCTCCGGCAGAATCGTAACACACGAACGCGAGTTCGACGGAACGGTGGAATGGGATCCTGAAACCGGATGGATTTCGTCCGTTCGCGAAGGATTGGAGTTCGACGTCACCGAAGAACAAACGAAGGAAGAAGCGTGGTTTGATCCGAACCAAACCGTGATCTTTCCGGGGTTCGGCGACATTCATATCCACGCAAGAGAGGACGAAAGCGGCAAACATACTTACAAAGAGGATTTTCTATCCGCGAGCGCAGCCGCGATCAACGGGGGAGTTGTTCACGTCGCCGATATGCCGAACAACCCGATTCCTCCGGTGGATGAAAATTCATATTCAAAAAAACGCAAGTTAGCCGATCGTTCTCCGATTCACATCACGTTGTATGCCGGGATCGGACCGGACACGAAACCTCTTTCCAAGTCCGTTCCCTACAAAGTTTTTATGGGACCGAGCATCGGAGAATTGTTTTTTCATAACAATCAAACTCTGGAAGATACGATCCGCAACTATGCGGGACAGAATATCAGCTTTCACTGCGAAGATCCGGAAATTCTCGAAAAACATCAGGACGAAAAATTCCACGAAGACAGAAGACCGGCGGAAGCGGAAACGATGGCGACCGACTTCGCTTTGTATCTGATCGAAAAATATAATCTTCGCGGAAAACTCTGTCATTATTCTACGGGCGACGGTTTGAACAAAATCAAAGCCGCAAAACAAAAGGGCGTTAAGATCACCTGCGAAGTCACTCCCACGCATTTGTTCTTCGACAAGTCCATGTTGACTCCCGAAAACCGGCTTTGGTTTCAGATGAATCCTCCGCTTCGCGAAAAGGAAGACCGCGAAAGAATGCTGCAAGGCGTCAAAGAAGGTTGGATCGATTATCTAGCGACCGATCACGCTCCGCACAGCATCGAAGAAAAACAAAAAGGAACGAGCGGAATTTCTCAACTCGATACGTATTCACTTTTTGTAACATGGTTGATTTTGGACGCGGGCGTGGATCGGAAAACGATCGCAAAAATCTGCTCTAAAAATCCGGGAGACTTTGTGAACGAATATCTCCCTCCCAAATTCGGAAAAGGTTTCGGGAGAATCGAACCGGGTTATTCGGCGAACTTCACCGTGTTGAATTTGAAACGACCGAAAACGTTCTTAAAAGAGGAAATCAAAAGTAAATCGGGTTGGTCGCCTTTTGAGAATTTTACGTTTCCCGGTTCGATCGAAGCGGTTTTCTTTTTAGGCAATCGGATCAAATAA
- a CDS encoding LIC_10572 family protein, protein MANKRRPPRKKHNSNQKGSGGNERNRENAESNRGGNEQREGNRRHSHQQRQQHGKNFQRNQEFHRKSQELAMEKSAEPKVRPPREGGKLVIRIILTGCILLLGIFSYFICENYHTKTPVYGKRGWDDTFHRSATWAEAKEICDEKAKRLPGKDQLKTFSKRADQKLKNAGVFWSSSQDGETGYYFSVNLKDGMETSSLGTMKYNVICVK, encoded by the coding sequence ATGGCAAACAAAAGAAGGCCTCCCCGAAAGAAACATAATTCAAATCAAAAAGGTTCGGGAGGAAACGAGAGGAATCGGGAAAACGCCGAATCCAACCGCGGCGGCAACGAACAGAGAGAAGGAAATCGAAGACATTCTCACCAGCAGCGCCAACAACACGGAAAGAATTTTCAAAGAAATCAAGAGTTCCATCGCAAGAGTCAAGAACTTGCAATGGAAAAAAGCGCCGAGCCTAAAGTCAGACCTCCCCGCGAAGGAGGCAAACTCGTAATCCGCATCATCCTTACGGGATGTATTCTGCTCTTGGGAATTTTCAGTTATTTCATCTGCGAAAACTATCACACGAAAACTCCCGTTTACGGCAAACGCGGCTGGGACGATACGTTCCATCGATCCGCGACTTGGGCCGAAGCGAAAGAGATCTGCGACGAAAAGGCGAAACGTCTTCCGGGTAAAGATCAGCTCAAAACCTTCAGCAAACGCGCCGATCAGAAACTGAAAAACGCGGGAGTGTTCTGGTCTTCCAGCCAAGACGGTGAAACCGGTTATTACTTTTCGGTTAACTTAAAAGACGGGATGGAAACGAGCAGCCTCGGAACGATGAAATACAACGTGATCTGCGTTAAGTGA